The DNA region CTTGCGCGCTAAATCAATTGGGTTTTTAATATGTTTAACCCCAGCCACAGCACCCGCATTCATGGTGTTACCATCCATTATAGAAGAATCTAACTCGTGGCCACCATCAAAGGTATAAACAGCACCGACCCCAGCATTAAATAGCGGGCTATTCTCTAATACATTTATTGCAGCTTGAACGGCATCGAGACTGTCACCACCGTTATCCAACACCTTATATCCTGTATCCACAGCCTGCTTAAGCTTGTCGCGAAGATTTTGTTGTAACTCAGGACTTAAACTAGCTTCTGAAATAGTGCCTGCACCACCATGGATTGCAATAGCAAACGGTTTATCATCAGCAGCAAAATTGACAGTCGATGTGAGGCTTAAACAGAGCGCAATCGTTAAATATACTTTATTCATGTTAGTTAAGTCCTTTAAAGTGGTTTATCTTTATGACTATTTCTACTTGTCTTTTCAATCATATCATTGCGACTTTTATGCTTTGTAGCGACAATAGACATTATCATCAATTTTGGAAAAGATAGCTTAACTTGTCTACAAAATGCCTTAAATTTAGTCAGTTTATATTACTTTCGTTGACATTAATGATGTCAGGCTTTGTGCTGGCTGATAATAATTGGTTAACGATTAAGGTTTCGGGCGTTAACAAAAAAATTGAAAAGAATATTTTTGCTCATTTAGGCACGTTGCCAGAAAACGAGGTTCAGCGTCGAGCTTTCTTATTTACCGTGGACGATAACACCCAAGATGCGCTTGAATCCATGGGCTATTACCATGGTATTTTAGATGTCGATGTTAAAGAAAATGATAATGGACCTTGGGAGTTAAGCCTCAATATCACCCTAGGAGACCCTGTAATTATTCAATGGATAGATATTCGTTTCCAAGGTGAGATGCTGGAAGACGATACCTTTTCGTTGTGGCTTAATCGTTTAAAAGTCAAACCCGGCGACACCTTAAACCACGGGGTATATGATTTAATTAAATCACAACTGGTAACATTAGCGCTGGCGCGTGGTTATTTTGATGGCCAATACACTAAAGCTGAAATTAGTATTAACCGTGACTTAAATACCGCTCAAATTAATTTGCAGTTTGATTCGGGGAAACGCTATTTATTCGGTCATGTCGATTTTGAAGGCAGTACACTACACGACGATCTTCTCGAATCCTTAATCCCTTTTGATGCAGACGCCCCTTACGCGACACAACAACTCACTGAGTTTAATCGCAATTTATTAGATACTGGTTACTTTAGCAATATCAAAGTATTACCTCAGTTAGACAAGATAGATACAGGCTTAGTACCCATTAAAGTAGAGTTGAGCCCACGTCCTAGTCATCTTATTGATGTCGGTTTAGGTGCTGATATTGGCAATAGCACCGAAAACGCAGTCGATCCTCGAGTGCGTGTTACATGGCGCACGCCACAAATAAATAGCTATGGTCATTATCAAGAAACCAGTGCTGAATGGTCGCCAGAAAGACCCAAAATATTAACCACTTATACCATCCCATTGACCCATCCTTTGGATGACCAGTTGAAAATAAAACTAGGATTATTACGTGACACCTATGGCGTTACTCAAGATTATGATGCCGACAAACGTGAATTTAGTAATACAGGCCAGCTAGAGTCTAAAAAGTACTTAATCGGCTTAACTCGCCAAAGACGATCTAAAAATAATTGGCTACATGGTTATTCAATTGAATCAATGAGAGAGTTTTATACTCAACTGGATACTGACTATGATCCACGCTTTTATTTATTAAGCTATAACCTGACCAAAACAGTTCGAGGTGACAACACGCTCGATCCCAAGTCTGGTTACCGTCAGACATACAGTATTGAATATGCAGATCCTTCCTTAGGGTCGACCATTCGACTTGCTCGTTTACAAGCCCGATTTAAATGGATAGAGACCTTATTTGATAAACACCGTTTTGTCGCCAGAATTGATTTAGCAGCCAATATTGCCGATAAAAATGATATTGATTATATTCCACCATCACTACGTTATTTTGCCGGTGGTGACCAAAGTATACGAGGTTATAGTTATCAAGAGTTAGGGCCTTATATAGACTATACCAACGACGACGGAGGCTTATCTCGGCAAGTTGTTGGTGGACGTTATTTGGCTATTGGCAGTATAGAATATCAATATTATCTTACCCCGACTTGGCGAGTGGCCACTTTTGTCGATGCTGGTAATGCTTTTGATACACAACAATTTGAACCAGTGGTATCTGTTGGCGGTGGTGTACATTGGATCTCACCCATTGGCCCCATTCGCATGGACTTAGGTTTTGGCTTAAAAGAAACCGAGACCGTTGCACGTTCATATCGTTTCCATTTAACCATGGGGACTGATTTATGATACATAAAAATACTGACAAGAAAAATCAGCAAGATACCGAGTTACAGCCACAGCTCGATTCAAGTGACGAAAAGGCCAACATTTCAACAAGCTTATCGGCAAAGATTTGGCGGCATTTTAAGCTTTATACTCGAATACTCATCTACGTCCCTTTGGCATTATTGATGTTGTTTGCTGTCATTATTGGCACTCCATTTGGCAGTAAAATAGGCGTGATGCTAGCCAACCAATTTGTTAGTGATATCGAGGTTGAATATGCTTCAGGCACCTTAAATGGCGATCTCACCCTGCATCACTTGTCTTGGTCAATGCCAGGCATTAGCGTTAATGCTGATGATTTAACACTAGGTTGGCTGCCAAGGTGTCTCATTAATCAACAGATTTGTGTCACAAATTTAAGCGCATCAAAGATTGATGTAAATATTGTCACAGATGATATTCCAACCTCAGCAAACGTTAGTGACACAAACCAAAGCGAAGATCTTTTAACAGAGCTTGAATTACCCATCAACATTAGTCTCAGCAAGGCCCAATTAGCACAGGTTAATGTTGCTGTGAATAGCATGAAATTTCATGCCGACAAGTTAATGACTCAAGCTATATGGAATAACACTGGCCTTGTAGTTGAATCACTTACAAGCCAAGGATTAGTAGTTAATATTCCTATAACGACCGAAGCAACAGGCACAACGGCATCGACTACAAGCCAAATAAATCAACAAGATAATAAAGCGATTAATCGATCTGGTGATACCGATAAAAACGTATGGCCGCTGGCTAACTTGCCACAGGTTTTTATGCCTTTTCCTATTAATGTAAAACAATTTAATGCCACTGAAACTCAGCTTACGATAGGTCAACGTAGCGACCATTTTAGTCATATTGGTTTAGCCGCCAGTTTTCACCAGTTTCAACTTGGAATAACCCAATTAACTATTCAACATGACGATGGTGATGTAAGTGTTATCGGTGATATTGCGTTTCAAGATCATTACCCTGTCACCTTAAAATTAGTCGCCAATATCGAAAACCTGCCTGAATTACCGGGTCTTCAACAGCAACAACTTAGTGTTGATCTTACCCAAGACTTGAGCAAATTAAATATCAACGCCATTGCTAAAGGCGATAATTATTTTAAGCTTGATGCTGAAATCAATCTCACCACACCAGAACTTAATTACCAAGTAACGCTTACCGACGCGGCGTTACAGTGGCCATTAAAAAATCCGCAATATACTAGCAACATCAGTCATTTTGCCAGTAAAGGAGATATTAAAAACCAAGAAGCACAGTTTGAAGGGCAACTCACAACGCCGTATCACCCTACTTTAGCTATTATTGCTGATGTCGTTAACCGTAAGCAAAAACTGAGTATCAACAAACTGAATGTAAAGTCAATTGCAGGAAATCTAGATCTCACTGGAGAACTGTCATATCAAGATGACATAACCTGGCAAGCCAGTGTGCTTACCGATAATATTCAGTTGCAATATATCGATTACATTAATCAGAAAAATCCCATTCAAAGTAAATTTAGCGGCCACTTTAATAGCAGTGGCACCCTAGCGAATAAACAATGGCAAGTGGCCATTCAAGAGGCAAACTTAACGGGGCGTTTAAATGGTTATCCGCTAAATTTACAAGGTGATATTTCTTTAAATCAAGACATGGCTATTAACGCTAACAACCTTCAGGCAAACGCGCTAGGAGCTCAGCTCATTATCAATGGTCAAGCAGATAAAGCTTGGAACATCAATGCCGAATTAAGCGTTCCCGATGTTAGTCAGTGGCTAAATGGTGGCCAAGGTAATATTTTTGCCAAAGTTAACGTAACGGGGAATAGTGCTGATCCAATCGTTGATCTTAATGCACAAATCAGTAAGTTTAGTTACCAAGGTGGCAAAATCGACAGCCTCGACTTACACGGCAATTACCGCCCTTATTCCCAACATCAATATAAAGCCGAGCTGCACACAAATAATCTCGTGTGGGACAGCTATAAACTTACAGATATCGTATTCATCAGTGATGGAAACCAACAGCAACAACAAAGTAAACTCAACACCCAAGGTGATGTGGTTATCAATACACAAATGACCAGTCATAGTAATATTGATAAACAACAGTTTGATGCCACACTAACAGAGCTCAGTATTAGTAATGCCCTTGGAAAATGGCAGCAAGATAACCCAATTACAGCCAGTTGGGATCAGCTCAATAGCCGTGGTAGCGTGAGTCACTTCTGCTTAGTACATCCACATAATAAATTATGTTTAGTCAACGATGTTAATTTGGGCAATACCGGCCAAGCCAATATAAATTTCTCTGGTAAGCCAGGACAATTATTAGCACCCATTTTGTCTAAAAAAATTACTTGGAGTGGTGAAGCGGCATTAACCAGCCAAGTTAATTGGGCTAAAGGTAAAAAGCCGACAGCCAATGTTCAATTTACGCTTTTACCAGGCAATATTAAGCTAAGCCGTACCAAAAACAACACCATTAGCATTGACTACCAGCAATTACTATTACAAGCCTCCCTTGATGAAAAACAAATTAATAGTTCATTAAGTTTTAATTCATCCGGAATCGCCAGCTGGCAAAGTCAATTGAGTGTCAACATCACTCCCGATCGAACCTTACAAGGTACCATCAATGTTAATGATCTCAATCTGGCTCCTTTTGGAGAGTTCTTCCCTAAGCTAGAAACCTTAGAAGGCATTCTATCCAGTCGATTAATAGTCTCCGGAACTCTTATGGACCCAAGCCTATCGGGTAATATCAAGCTCAGCGACGGTGCATTTGCTTTATCAACAAACCCTACACTCATTGATAAACTCTACTTGTCACTGGCACTTGAAGGCCAACAAGGACAACTTAATGGACAATGGCATATGGGTGATGGGCAAGTAAGTACTCAAGGAACACTTGCTTGGCCACAAGGAAAATTTAGCGGTGATATTGATATTAAAGGCAATAATTTAGCGGTGATTCAACCACCAATGGCAATATTGGATGTTTCTCCAGATATTAATATCACCTTTAATGAGCAACTGTTGGCAATAAAAGGCAAAGTAAACGTTCCATCTGGCCAAATAAAAATTATTCAATTAGCTGAGGGAGGCGTTGCGATATCAAACGATGTGGTATTTAACGATTCAGTATCTGAACAAACCGTTAAAACCAGCCCTTACGCTGTTACGGCTGATCTTAACATCAATGTCGGTAAAAACCTTACCATTGACGGTATGGGTCTTAAAGGTAAGCTAGAAGGTGATCTAGTATTACAACAACAAGCTTTTAAGCCCCCCATGCTATTTGGTGATATCAAAGTTACCAAGGGTACTTATAAGTTTATGGGGCAAACCTTAAGTATTGATACCGGTGAAGTCCAATTTATTGGCCCAATTTCATTACCTAATCTAAATATAGAAGCAACTAGAGAGATTAAAGACAGCGACGTAACAGCAGGTGTTCGAGTCACCGGAACCCCAATGCGTCCAATTGTGACTTTATTCTCTAGTCCAGTGAAAGAACAAGCTGAAATACTCTCTTATATTTTGACCGGTAAAGGATTTAGCAGCACAACTAACCAACAAAGCAATTCATTAATGATGGGAGCGGCACTCAGTTTAGGTTCACAATTTGATGGTGGAGCAATGAATAGCATTGGCAGCACCGCATCAGGATTGATTGAGCGGTTTGGTTTTTCCAACGTACAGCTTGATACCAATGATGATGGTAAAGTGGCTGTGAGTGGTTATATTGGCGAAGACTTGATGGTTAAGTATGGTGTGGGAGTATTCAACCCAGGTTATGAAATGACCGTGCGATATTATTTGTTTTCACAATTGTATTTAGAAAGCGTGTCGAGCACCTTAAGTCAATCACTGGATATCTACTATAGCTTCGAAATCGAGTAGTTTTTAGTATTCAGAATAAAATTCAGCCACAAAAAAAGCGCCCTTAGGCGCTTTTTCTCAACTCAGCAATTAAACAAACATAAAGTCGATATGTTCAACCATTTGCTTGAATGCATGACGTTGGATAGCTTTAGTGCGAACTATAACTTCTTTACCGTCG from Shewanella polaris includes:
- a CDS encoding translocation/assembly module TamB domain-containing protein, with protein sequence MIHKNTDKKNQQDTELQPQLDSSDEKANISTSLSAKIWRHFKLYTRILIYVPLALLMLFAVIIGTPFGSKIGVMLANQFVSDIEVEYASGTLNGDLTLHHLSWSMPGISVNADDLTLGWLPRCLINQQICVTNLSASKIDVNIVTDDIPTSANVSDTNQSEDLLTELELPINISLSKAQLAQVNVAVNSMKFHADKLMTQAIWNNTGLVVESLTSQGLVVNIPITTEATGTTASTTSQINQQDNKAINRSGDTDKNVWPLANLPQVFMPFPINVKQFNATETQLTIGQRSDHFSHIGLAASFHQFQLGITQLTIQHDDGDVSVIGDIAFQDHYPVTLKLVANIENLPELPGLQQQQLSVDLTQDLSKLNINAIAKGDNYFKLDAEINLTTPELNYQVTLTDAALQWPLKNPQYTSNISHFASKGDIKNQEAQFEGQLTTPYHPTLAIIADVVNRKQKLSINKLNVKSIAGNLDLTGELSYQDDITWQASVLTDNIQLQYIDYINQKNPIQSKFSGHFNSSGTLANKQWQVAIQEANLTGRLNGYPLNLQGDISLNQDMAINANNLQANALGAQLIINGQADKAWNINAELSVPDVSQWLNGGQGNIFAKVNVTGNSADPIVDLNAQISKFSYQGGKIDSLDLHGNYRPYSQHQYKAELHTNNLVWDSYKLTDIVFISDGNQQQQQSKLNTQGDVVINTQMTSHSNIDKQQFDATLTELSISNALGKWQQDNPITASWDQLNSRGSVSHFCLVHPHNKLCLVNDVNLGNTGQANINFSGKPGQLLAPILSKKITWSGEAALTSQVNWAKGKKPTANVQFTLLPGNIKLSRTKNNTISIDYQQLLLQASLDEKQINSSLSFNSSGIASWQSQLSVNITPDRTLQGTINVNDLNLAPFGEFFPKLETLEGILSSRLIVSGTLMDPSLSGNIKLSDGAFALSTNPTLIDKLYLSLALEGQQGQLNGQWHMGDGQVSTQGTLAWPQGKFSGDIDIKGNNLAVIQPPMAILDVSPDINITFNEQLLAIKGKVNVPSGQIKIIQLAEGGVAISNDVVFNDSVSEQTVKTSPYAVTADLNINVGKNLTIDGMGLKGKLEGDLVLQQQAFKPPMLFGDIKVTKGTYKFMGQTLSIDTGEVQFIGPISLPNLNIEATREIKDSDVTAGVRVTGTPMRPIVTLFSSPVKEQAEILSYILTGKGFSSTTNQQSNSLMMGAALSLGSQFDGGAMNSIGSTASGLIERFGFSNVQLDTNDDGKVAVSGYIGEDLMVKYGVGVFNPGYEMTVRYYLFSQLYLESVSSTLSQSLDIYYSFEIE
- a CDS encoding autotransporter assembly complex protein TamA, with translation MSGFVLADNNWLTIKVSGVNKKIEKNIFAHLGTLPENEVQRRAFLFTVDDNTQDALESMGYYHGILDVDVKENDNGPWELSLNITLGDPVIIQWIDIRFQGEMLEDDTFSLWLNRLKVKPGDTLNHGVYDLIKSQLVTLALARGYFDGQYTKAEISINRDLNTAQINLQFDSGKRYLFGHVDFEGSTLHDDLLESLIPFDADAPYATQQLTEFNRNLLDTGYFSNIKVLPQLDKIDTGLVPIKVELSPRPSHLIDVGLGADIGNSTENAVDPRVRVTWRTPQINSYGHYQETSAEWSPERPKILTTYTIPLTHPLDDQLKIKLGLLRDTYGVTQDYDADKREFSNTGQLESKKYLIGLTRQRRSKNNWLHGYSIESMREFYTQLDTDYDPRFYLLSYNLTKTVRGDNTLDPKSGYRQTYSIEYADPSLGSTIRLARLQARFKWIETLFDKHRFVARIDLAANIADKNDIDYIPPSLRYFAGGDQSIRGYSYQELGPYIDYTNDDGGLSRQVVGGRYLAIGSIEYQYYLTPTWRVATFVDAGNAFDTQQFEPVVSVGGGVHWISPIGPIRMDLGFGLKETETVARSYRFHLTMGTDL